In the Adlercreutzia equolifaciens DSM 19450 genome, one interval contains:
- a CDS encoding ABC transporter ATP-binding protein yields MPKKQSLTMRSLHYYWLATRNHLGLFVALVASTIGFCGFLTYGNPYVMSLIVDRISADPVAPEAVFDVFGPYIAALIGINLAGQTCSKLQDYTLWKLQIAVNYDLATTAFDCLCNQSLAFHSNRFGGTLVSQTSKFMAGYTQLISTMNFPFLPILCSITFTCLILFPAVPAYATVLLIMLAVYATVSYLMYKRILHLNEKAASAQNQLSGELSDAVANILAVKTYGREDYERSLFDTANREVVARDSKRMRASLARGITTAAITVVIMSVVTVFISGGNAWFGITPGTVILMFTYTNTVTNQFNFINTGLQRINQALGDASGMTAVLDEPRLVADNPGAQPLDVELGDIDFKDINFWYTDGDVRTQVFDDFNLRIPAGQRVGLVGMSGAGKTTLTKLLLRLADIQEGEILVDGQNVADVTQQSLRRQIAYVPQEALLFHRSIAENIAYGRPDATMEEIREAARAANALEFIEALPQGFDTVTGERGVKLSGGQRQRIAIARAMLADCPILVLDEATSALDSESEAAVQEALGRLMEGRTAIVVAHRLSTVASLDRIVVLSQGRIVEDGPHAELVAKGGDYAKLWNRQTGAFAGE; encoded by the coding sequence ATGCCGAAGAAGCAATCGCTTACGATGCGCAGTTTGCACTACTATTGGCTGGCGACTCGCAATCACCTGGGGCTGTTCGTGGCGCTCGTCGCCTCGACGATCGGGTTCTGCGGTTTTCTCACCTACGGCAACCCCTACGTGATGAGCCTCATCGTCGACCGCATCAGCGCCGACCCGGTGGCGCCCGAGGCCGTATTCGACGTGTTCGGTCCTTACATCGCGGCGCTCATCGGCATCAACTTGGCGGGGCAGACCTGCTCCAAGCTGCAGGACTACACGCTGTGGAAGCTCCAGATCGCCGTGAACTACGACTTGGCCACCACGGCCTTCGATTGTCTGTGCAACCAGTCGCTGGCGTTCCATTCCAACCGCTTCGGCGGCACGCTCGTCAGCCAGACCTCGAAGTTCATGGCCGGCTACACCCAGCTGATCAGCACTATGAACTTCCCGTTCCTGCCGATTCTCTGCTCCATCACCTTCACCTGCCTCATCCTCTTCCCGGCGGTGCCGGCCTACGCGACGGTGCTTCTGATCATGCTCGCGGTGTACGCGACCGTGAGCTACCTCATGTACAAGCGCATCCTGCATCTGAACGAGAAGGCCGCCAGCGCCCAGAACCAGCTGTCGGGCGAGCTGTCGGACGCGGTGGCCAACATCCTGGCCGTGAAGACCTACGGGCGCGAGGACTACGAGCGCAGCCTGTTCGACACGGCGAATCGGGAAGTGGTGGCGCGCGATTCCAAGCGCATGCGGGCCTCTCTCGCCCGCGGCATCACCACGGCGGCCATCACCGTGGTCATCATGTCCGTGGTGACGGTGTTCATCTCCGGCGGCAACGCCTGGTTCGGCATCACGCCGGGCACGGTCATCCTCATGTTCACCTACACGAACACGGTGACCAACCAGTTCAACTTCATCAACACGGGGCTGCAGCGCATCAACCAGGCCCTGGGCGATGCGAGCGGCATGACAGCGGTGCTCGACGAGCCGCGGCTCGTGGCCGATAATCCCGGCGCCCAGCCCCTTGATGTGGAGCTCGGCGACATCGATTTCAAGGACATCAACTTCTGGTACACCGACGGCGACGTGAGGACCCAGGTGTTCGACGACTTCAACCTGCGCATTCCCGCCGGGCAGCGCGTGGGTCTCGTGGGCATGTCGGGCGCGGGGAAGACCACGCTCACGAAGCTGCTTCTGCGCTTGGCCGACATCCAGGAGGGCGAGATTTTGGTGGACGGCCAGAACGTGGCCGACGTGACCCAGCAGAGCCTTCGCCGTCAGATCGCTTACGTGCCCCAGGAGGCGCTGCTGTTTCATCGCTCCATCGCCGAGAACATCGCCTACGGGCGGCCCGACGCCACCATGGAGGAGATTCGCGAGGCGGCCCGGGCGGCCAATGCGCTCGAGTTCATCGAGGCGCTGCCCCAGGGCTTCGACACCGTGACCGGCGAGCGCGGTGTGAAGCTGTCGGGCGGCCAGCGCCAGAGAATCGCCATTGCTCGCGCCATGCTGGCCGACTGCCCCATTCTCGTGTTGGACGAGGCCACAAGCGCCCTGGATTCGGAAAGCGAGGCGGCAGTGCAGGAGGCGCTTGGCCGCCTTATGGAAGGCCGTACTGCCATCGTGGTGGCCCATCGCCTGTCCACCGTGGCGAGCCTCGACCGCATCGTCGTGCTGTCCCAGGGCCGGATCGTGGAAGACGGCCCCCATGCCGAACTGGTGGCCAAGGGCGGCGACTACGCCAAACTCTGGAACCGCCAAACCGGCGCCTTCGCGGGGGAGTAG
- a CDS encoding HelD family protein, which produces MSREEQQSADAPSVGGDLGRPSAASEAASDDPVFAAEQAHLSETYGKLEKIGRDALAAMEAVAAQAAEDKKNMAEELAVNFATWDDILETHADIVAMNNIIEAHDMANSVQAERLRAVEVLLREPYFAKIALQFKEGAPAKELYIGSAGISDENYRRLVVDWRSPVAEVYYNQTMGPTSYVADGRTIHVDLKLRRQFEIEGDRLITYFDSDVAIEDKLLLASLSRGRSAHMQAITATIQREQNAVVRHEDVPVLQVAGIAGSGKTSVLMQRIAYLFYQHRGALDPTQVFLISPNPVFGRYIDRVLPDLGERNPEILTWEEFLMPLLPAGRGAGENDVPLERLHAIDAAVASFEFARSDFRDIVSAGVRLLGGDAVEKVSAKFANLPAGPHRVTLMNEELTSRLTGRLKSLAAQEDTHDEIASLPVDEQLRLFGEVFDPQSDEEARALALTYLEEKHADALRAMEATDWLDIDRVAVRLLGREGLTSVEWVYLKMALTGLGNPEAKYVMIDEAQDYSQGQLAVLARYFRRAHFLLLGDPNQAIFEGTATWDEMRAVFEEMRGAVSQCRLMTSYRSTPAITDLFAQLLPAGEAMEVASVQREAPAPEIVACESADEWKAALGRALRVAREAGGLTAVIVPWKNDAKRLAKALSELPAPGGAIAEGGQSPVGGDLGRPSAASESDAGQGVTVLGEGDSLPEEGIVVVPLKLAKGLEFDRVIIPDASIRAFPNSDIARRRLYTTISRATRHLTILSNGDLTELLG; this is translated from the coding sequence TTGTCTAGGGAAGAGCAACAGAGCGCCGACGCCCCTTCCGTAGGGGGCGACCTTGGTCGCCCCTCGGCCGCGAGTGAGGCAGCTTCCGACGATCCCGTCTTCGCCGCCGAGCAGGCGCACCTGAGTGAGACCTACGGCAAGCTGGAGAAGATCGGTCGCGATGCGCTGGCCGCCATGGAAGCTGTGGCGGCCCAGGCCGCCGAGGACAAGAAGAACATGGCCGAGGAGCTGGCCGTGAACTTCGCCACCTGGGACGATATCTTGGAGACCCACGCCGATATCGTGGCCATGAACAACATCATCGAGGCCCACGATATGGCCAACTCCGTGCAGGCCGAGCGTCTGCGCGCGGTGGAGGTGCTGCTTCGCGAGCCCTACTTCGCGAAGATCGCCCTGCAGTTCAAGGAGGGCGCTCCGGCCAAGGAGCTTTATATCGGTTCGGCGGGCATTTCGGACGAGAACTACCGGCGCCTGGTCGTGGATTGGCGCAGCCCCGTGGCCGAGGTGTACTACAACCAGACCATGGGCCCTACCTCCTATGTGGCCGACGGGCGCACCATCCATGTGGATCTCAAGCTGCGCCGCCAGTTCGAAATCGAGGGAGACCGCCTCATCACCTACTTCGACTCGGACGTGGCCATCGAGGACAAGCTGCTGCTCGCCTCGCTTTCCCGCGGGCGCTCGGCCCACATGCAGGCCATCACAGCCACCATCCAGCGCGAGCAGAACGCCGTGGTGCGCCACGAGGACGTGCCGGTGCTGCAGGTGGCGGGCATCGCCGGGTCGGGCAAGACTTCGGTGCTCATGCAGCGCATCGCGTATCTGTTCTACCAGCATCGCGGCGCGCTGGATCCCACCCAGGTATTCCTCATCTCGCCGAACCCGGTGTTCGGCCGCTACATCGACCGCGTGCTGCCCGATCTCGGCGAGCGCAACCCGGAAATCCTCACCTGGGAGGAGTTCCTGATGCCGCTTTTGCCCGCCGGTCGCGGCGCGGGCGAAAATGACGTGCCGCTTGAGCGTCTGCACGCCATCGATGCGGCCGTGGCATCCTTCGAGTTCGCCCGCAGCGACTTCCGCGACATCGTAAGCGCCGGCGTGCGCTTGCTCGGCGGGGACGCGGTGGAGAAGGTGTCGGCGAAGTTCGCGAACCTGCCGGCCGGTCCGCACCGCGTGACGCTCATGAACGAGGAGCTGACAAGCCGCCTTACCGGCCGGCTGAAATCGCTGGCGGCCCAGGAGGACACCCACGACGAGATCGCGTCGCTTCCCGTGGACGAGCAGCTGCGGCTGTTCGGCGAGGTCTTCGATCCCCAAAGCGACGAGGAGGCCCGCGCACTCGCCCTCACGTACTTGGAAGAGAAGCACGCCGACGCGCTGCGGGCCATGGAGGCCACAGACTGGCTGGACATCGACCGGGTGGCTGTGCGCCTGCTCGGCCGCGAGGGGCTCACCTCGGTGGAGTGGGTCTACCTGAAGATGGCGCTGACCGGCCTGGGCAACCCCGAGGCGAAATACGTCATGATCGACGAGGCTCAGGACTACTCCCAGGGCCAGCTGGCGGTGCTCGCCCGCTACTTCCGCCGGGCGCACTTCCTGCTTCTGGGCGACCCGAACCAGGCCATTTTCGAGGGCACGGCCACATGGGACGAGATGCGCGCCGTCTTCGAAGAGATGCGCGGCGCCGTGTCGCAGTGCCGCCTCATGACGAGCTACCGCTCCACGCCGGCCATCACCGACCTGTTCGCCCAGCTTCTGCCCGCGGGCGAGGCCATGGAAGTGGCCTCGGTGCAGCGCGAGGCGCCGGCTCCGGAAATCGTGGCGTGCGAGAGCGCCGACGAGTGGAAGGCGGCCCTGGGCCGCGCCCTGCGCGTCGCCCGCGAAGCCGGCGGCCTCACCGCGGTGATCGTCCCCTGGAAGAACGACGCCAAACGCCTCGCCAAAGCGCTGAGCGAGCTCCCCGCGCCAGGCGGGGCAATCGCAGAGGGCGGTCAATCCCCCGTAGGGGGCGACCTTGGTCGCCCCTCGGCCGCAAGCGAATCCGATGCGGGGCAGGGCGTCACGGTGCTCGGCGAGGGCGACAGCCTGCCGGAGGAGGGTATCGTGGTGGTGCCGCTGAAGCTCGCCAAGGGGCTCGAGTTCGACCGCGTCATCATCCCCGACGCCTCGATCCGCGCCTTCCCGAACAGCGACATCGCCCGCCGGCGCCTCTACACCACCATCAGCCGCGCCACCCGCCACCTCACCATCCTGTCCAACGGCGACCTGACGGAACTTTTAGGATAG
- a CDS encoding peptide deformylase: MIREIVTDEEILSKPCEAATAEDAAIADDLVETLLASDEAMCLAANQIGETRRIIAYLNDAGRPQVMYNPRIAQKLKPYTAVEACLSREEPTAVTRYDWVRVSYEVLADGKLIERKKKLEGNAAQAVQHMIDHCEGVLV; the protein is encoded by the coding sequence GTGATCAGAGAGATTGTCACCGACGAGGAAATCCTGTCGAAGCCCTGCGAGGCCGCCACGGCCGAGGACGCCGCCATCGCCGACGATTTGGTGGAGACGCTGCTCGCCAGCGATGAGGCCATGTGCCTGGCCGCCAACCAGATCGGCGAGACGCGCCGCATCATCGCCTATCTGAACGATGCCGGTCGGCCGCAGGTCATGTACAACCCGCGCATCGCGCAGAAGCTGAAGCCCTACACGGCTGTCGAGGCCTGCCTCTCGCGCGAGGAGCCGACGGCCGTCACGCGCTACGATTGGGTGCGCGTGAGCTACGAGGTGCTGGCCGATGGCAAGCTCATCGAGCGCAAGAAGAAGCTCGAGGGCAACGCCGCCCAGGCCGTACAGCACATGATCGACCACTGCGAGGGCGTCCTTGTCTAG
- a CDS encoding MBL fold metallo-hydrolase, which produces MLRLHILASGSGGNAAIVENAVTGEGVLVDCGICKRDFFARAEEAGFNLEKLRAVVITHDHGDHTKGLGVVLRGLAKAGAHPAVCASEAVFAASLPLRDAVASVGAEFEPFDGGDRLDLAGLAVRPFRTSHDAADSYGFRFEERGSGCDSLGYMTDTGVVTDAAWEALSGVHLLALESNHDARMLQMGPYPYVIKQRIASARGHLSNDQAREALDNLAHENLRAVAAMHVSQENNTYRLPRDTFEAVIAERGLPTTVSVAFQNRLVTIG; this is translated from the coding sequence ATGCTTCGACTGCACATACTGGCCAGCGGCAGCGGCGGGAACGCTGCCATTGTGGAGAACGCGGTGACGGGCGAGGGGGTACTTGTCGATTGCGGCATCTGCAAGCGGGACTTCTTCGCCCGGGCCGAGGAGGCCGGGTTCAATTTGGAGAAGCTGCGGGCCGTCGTGATCACCCACGACCATGGCGACCATACGAAGGGGCTGGGCGTGGTTCTGCGCGGGCTGGCGAAGGCGGGGGCGCATCCTGCGGTGTGCGCCAGTGAGGCGGTGTTCGCGGCTTCGTTGCCTTTGCGGGATGCGGTAGCCAGCGTGGGGGCTGAGTTCGAGCCCTTCGACGGAGGCGATCGGCTCGATTTGGCCGGCCTGGCCGTGCGTCCCTTCCGCACTTCCCACGATGCGGCCGATTCCTACGGGTTTCGGTTCGAAGAGCGCGGAAGCGGTTGCGACTCCCTCGGCTACATGACCGACACCGGTGTCGTGACCGATGCGGCCTGGGAGGCGCTTTCCGGCGTGCACCTGCTGGCTCTGGAGAGCAACCACGATGCGCGCATGCTTCAGATGGGCCCCTATCCCTACGTCATCAAGCAGCGCATCGCATCGGCGCGCGGGCATCTGTCCAACGACCAGGCGCGCGAGGCCCTGGATAACTTGGCTCACGAAAACTTGCGCGCGGTGGCGGCCATGCACGTTTCCCAGGAGAACAATACCTACCGGCTCCCGCGCGACACCTTCGAGGCCGTCATCGCCGAGCGCGGCCTTCCCACGACGGTCTCTGTCGCCTTCCAAAATCGCCTCGTGACCATTGGGTAG
- a CDS encoding RidA family protein has product MSDPNVVVARNTDKAPVSDLYSQTVAFSHYNNLSAQLPIDPATGAIVTGGAAEQAEQCFKNLQAIVESIGHDMNDIIRVSIFLADIMDLNAVEKVQASFFPTYQPARTVAAVDALPQDALVFIEALVDNGEGTQSVPQAGDLVKLTNNTHTAPYDAGSTQTVAFSHYNNITMQLPLDPGTGRPILGDVAAQTAQCLTNVKAILTSVDVPFDDIVKVTIFVKNLADASVVDDVYKTFFPDSGIARAVNYLPARTVVPVKDLPYHCDVAVEAVVSHGDGTPPQAIEDRHGLIIEACNTDAAPKCPLATQSVAFSHYNNISAQLPLDLSGKLIDGTVAEQTAQCLAYVKAIVESVDHVVEDIVKVNVYLADIADLAAMNEAYAAFFGDHKPARKVVGCGELPFGARVMIDAIAGNWEGTPPVA; this is encoded by the coding sequence ATGAGCGATCCGAACGTGGTAGTGGCCCGCAACACCGACAAGGCGCCCGTGAGCGACCTGTATTCCCAGACGGTGGCGTTCTCCCACTACAACAACCTCTCTGCCCAGCTGCCCATCGACCCGGCGACGGGTGCCATCGTGACGGGCGGCGCCGCCGAGCAGGCCGAGCAGTGCTTCAAGAACCTGCAGGCTATCGTGGAGAGCATCGGCCACGACATGAACGACATCATCCGCGTGTCCATCTTTTTGGCCGACATCATGGATCTGAACGCGGTGGAGAAGGTGCAGGCCTCCTTCTTCCCCACCTACCAGCCCGCCCGCACCGTGGCGGCCGTCGACGCCCTGCCCCAGGACGCGCTCGTGTTCATCGAGGCCCTCGTCGATAACGGCGAGGGCACCCAGTCGGTGCCGCAGGCCGGCGACCTGGTGAAGCTCACCAACAACACCCACACCGCCCCCTACGACGCCGGCTCCACCCAGACCGTGGCGTTCTCCCACTACAACAACATCACCATGCAGCTGCCGCTCGATCCCGGCACGGGCCGTCCCATCCTGGGCGACGTGGCCGCGCAGACCGCGCAGTGCCTCACGAACGTGAAGGCCATCCTCACCTCCGTGGACGTGCCCTTCGACGACATCGTGAAGGTGACCATTTTCGTGAAGAACCTTGCCGATGCGAGCGTGGTGGACGACGTGTACAAGACGTTCTTCCCCGATTCCGGCATCGCGCGCGCCGTGAACTACCTGCCGGCCCGTACCGTGGTGCCGGTGAAGGATCTGCCCTACCACTGCGACGTGGCCGTCGAGGCCGTGGTCTCCCATGGCGACGGCACCCCGCCCCAGGCCATCGAGGATCGTCACGGCCTCATCATCGAGGCGTGCAACACCGACGCCGCTCCGAAGTGCCCGCTTGCCACCCAGTCCGTGGCCTTCTCGCACTACAACAACATCTCCGCCCAGCTGCCGCTCGATCTGTCCGGCAAGCTCATCGACGGCACCGTCGCCGAGCAGACCGCCCAGTGCCTCGCCTATGTGAAGGCCATCGTCGAATCGGTCGACCACGTGGTGGAAGACATCGTGAAGGTGAACGTGTATTTGGCCGACATCGCCGACCTCGCCGCCATGAACGAGGCCTACGCCGCCTTCTTCGGCGACCACAAGCCGGCCCGCAAGGTCGTGGGATGCGGTGAGCTGCCCTTCGGCGCCCGCGTCATGATCGACGCCATCGCCGGCAACTGGGAGGGCACCCCGCCGGTGGCCTAA
- a CDS encoding ATP-binding response regulator, producing the protein MDELLRAWETTFGCSTLPFGVAEVLLDDRGRPYDFAYRYINAAAAALTGHVAEDLLGEEAYALWGGDPIWLDHFYEAAYEGRASEFEAPSEMLQQFFRAEVFPISEGLCGFTIHDVTDWILPAQRSMEKAAAGLFFYDMRYRQMLLTEQAREQSGVDSNYISLTEFINLTFGSTLSEEVRQKMKAFLERREAFYQEGRLPNGRWLRMSLDHTDRSERFAFGFLEDFTRTKLAEERSEQYIDIIDSLGAENFALYLVDLETQELEVYRRGEDTTAEFALASAEEGDYPAAMERYIDTFVVAEDRSRVRAEIGAEALWRRLEAGETDFSVGYRRLFGDEEQYVELRIIRLPQRDSKVILAARNVTGEMREQLRQKVALQNALDLAEHASQAKSTFLTNMSHDFRTPMNSISGFASIALDHLNDTDRVRDCLRKIMLSSDHLLSLVNDILDVSRIESGKMSFNEDIVSLPDAVIEVQGMFGEKAAASGVDLTIDVDNVAHPQVVTDPLRLNQILVNTVGNAVKFTPSGGLVTVALTELSDAPRGFGAYRLTVSDTGCGMTPEFLDRIFLPFERDGLGYANKTEGTGLGMTITKSLVDLMGGEIAVESVVGRGSTFAITLPLRAADADELAEAREKAVAAERCQRDFTGCKVLVVDDDDLSREILVEILKDYGFKPEEARDGDAAVRKVASVEPFYYDAVLMDMRMPRMDGDEATREIRALDRPDAATLPIIAETADAFEEGQRRARDAGMTALTTKPLNIHELVALLAEYIPEK; encoded by the coding sequence GTGGATGAACTGTTGAGAGCCTGGGAGACGACATTTGGCTGCAGCACGCTGCCTTTCGGTGTCGCCGAAGTGCTGCTTGACGATCGGGGGCGTCCCTATGATTTCGCCTATCGCTATATCAACGCCGCGGCGGCCGCTCTGACCGGCCATGTGGCGGAGGATCTGCTCGGCGAGGAGGCCTACGCCCTGTGGGGCGGCGATCCCATCTGGCTCGACCACTTCTACGAGGCGGCCTACGAGGGCCGCGCCTCGGAGTTCGAGGCGCCCTCCGAGATGCTCCAGCAGTTCTTCCGCGCCGAGGTGTTCCCCATTTCCGAGGGGCTGTGCGGATTCACCATCCACGACGTGACGGACTGGATTCTGCCCGCCCAGCGCTCCATGGAGAAGGCGGCCGCCGGTCTGTTCTTCTACGATATGCGCTACCGTCAGATGCTTCTGACGGAGCAGGCCCGCGAGCAAAGCGGCGTGGACAGCAACTATATCAGCCTGACCGAGTTCATCAACCTCACCTTCGGCAGCACCTTAAGCGAAGAGGTGCGTCAGAAGATGAAGGCCTTCCTCGAGCGACGCGAGGCCTTCTACCAGGAGGGACGCCTTCCCAACGGCCGGTGGCTGCGCATGAGCCTCGATCACACCGACCGCTCCGAGCGATTCGCCTTCGGCTTTCTGGAGGATTTCACACGCACGAAGCTGGCGGAGGAGCGCAGCGAGCAGTACATCGACATCATCGACAGCCTGGGAGCGGAGAACTTCGCGCTGTACCTGGTCGATTTGGAAACTCAGGAACTCGAGGTGTACCGGCGTGGCGAGGATACGACGGCGGAATTCGCCTTGGCCAGTGCGGAAGAGGGCGATTATCCCGCTGCCATGGAGCGATACATCGACACCTTCGTGGTGGCCGAAGACCGCTCCCGGGTGCGGGCGGAAATTGGCGCTGAGGCCCTGTGGCGCCGTCTCGAGGCGGGGGAGACCGATTTCTCCGTGGGCTATCGGCGCCTGTTCGGCGATGAAGAGCAGTACGTGGAACTGCGCATCATCCGCCTGCCCCAGCGCGATTCGAAGGTCATTTTAGCGGCCCGCAACGTCACCGGCGAAATGCGCGAGCAGTTGCGCCAGAAGGTGGCGTTGCAGAACGCGCTCGATTTGGCCGAGCATGCGAGCCAGGCGAAGTCGACCTTCCTCACCAACATGTCCCACGACTTCCGTACGCCTATGAACTCCATCTCGGGCTTCGCGTCCATCGCGCTGGACCACCTGAACGACACCGATCGTGTGCGCGACTGCCTGCGCAAGATCATGCTGTCCAGCGATCACTTGCTGAGCCTGGTGAACGACATTTTGGATGTGAGCCGCATCGAGAGCGGCAAGATGTCCTTCAACGAGGACATCGTCAGCCTGCCGGATGCCGTGATCGAGGTGCAGGGCATGTTCGGCGAGAAGGCGGCGGCCAGCGGCGTCGATCTGACGATCGATGTGGACAACGTGGCCCATCCCCAAGTGGTCACCGATCCCTTGCGCCTGAACCAGATCCTCGTGAACACCGTGGGTAACGCGGTGAAGTTCACGCCCTCCGGGGGGCTTGTCACCGTGGCGCTCACTGAGCTTTCCGACGCGCCCCGCGGCTTCGGCGCTTATCGCTTGACCGTGAGCGACACCGGCTGCGGCATGACGCCGGAGTTCCTCGATCGCATCTTTCTGCCCTTCGAGCGCGATGGCCTCGGGTACGCCAACAAGACCGAGGGCACGGGGCTGGGCATGACCATCACCAAGAGCCTCGTCGACCTTATGGGCGGCGAGATAGCGGTGGAAAGCGTCGTGGGCCGCGGCTCGACGTTCGCCATCACGCTGCCGCTGCGCGCGGCCGACGCCGACGAGCTGGCCGAGGCCCGCGAGAAGGCGGTGGCGGCCGAGCGGTGCCAGCGCGATTTTACCGGCTGCAAGGTGCTCGTGGTGGACGACGACGATCTGTCCCGCGAGATTCTGGTGGAGATTCTGAAGGACTACGGCTTTAAGCCCGAAGAGGCGCGCGACGGCGATGCGGCCGTGCGCAAGGTGGCCTCCGTGGAGCCGTTCTACTACGACGCCGTGCTCATGGACATGCGCATGCCCCGCATGGACGGCGACGAGGCCACGCGTGAGATTCGCGCCCTGGATCGGCCAGACGCCGCCACGCTGCCCATCATCGCCGAGACGGCCGACGCCTTCGAGGAGGGCCAGCGCCGCGCCCGCGACGCCGGCATGACGGCGCTGACTACCAAGCCGCTGAACATCCACGAGCTGGTAGCGCTTCTGGCCGAGTACATTCCAGAGAAATAG
- a CDS encoding MGMT family protein, which produces MGDYANRVFAVVRRIPRGKVATYGQVARLIGAPRTARYVGYALHANPEPGTDPGCIPCHRVVFKDGRMATGFAFGGPDEQRGMLAAEGVAFDEEGRVIMEEFQWDGRPESTASGEGDVPTGPPPDFDWEAELAEHPLHHCETCAAPRPDCQKKRRT; this is translated from the coding sequence ATGGGAGACTATGCCAACCGGGTGTTCGCCGTCGTGCGGCGCATACCGCGCGGAAAGGTGGCCACCTACGGCCAGGTGGCGCGGCTCATCGGCGCCCCGCGCACGGCGCGCTACGTCGGCTACGCCCTGCACGCCAACCCCGAGCCTGGCACCGATCCGGGCTGCATCCCCTGCCATCGGGTCGTTTTCAAGGACGGACGCATGGCCACCGGTTTCGCCTTCGGAGGCCCCGACGAGCAGCGGGGGATGCTCGCCGCGGAGGGTGTGGCCTTCGACGAAGAGGGCCGCGTGATCATGGAAGAGTTCCAGTGGGACGGCCGTCCGGAAAGCACCGCGTCCGGCGAGGGCGACGTGCCCACCGGCCCGCCCCCGGACTTCGACTGGGAAGCCGAGCTGGCCGAGCACCCACTGCACCACTGCGAGACCTGCGCCGCGCCGCGCCCCGACTGCCAGAAGAAACGCCGCACCTAG
- the hypB gene encoding hydrogenase nickel incorporation protein HypB, producing MDQTRVIEVKKNILAANDEAADAFRAERAQEGTFFVDVMASPGAGKTTLLLALIRELRARGVEALGVIEADLESDVDAQKIKEAGVASVELNTRGVCHVEMGMVTMAFEAFDGDRFDYLFLENIGNLVCPADFDTGAHTRVMLLSVPEGWDKVMKYPPMFAAVDALIVTKCDYLPLNEDFDMDRLKAQARMLNPNLEIFVTSARTGEGIGELADWMQSQRAEKVQA from the coding sequence ATGGATCAGACGCGCGTCATCGAAGTGAAGAAGAACATCCTGGCGGCCAACGACGAGGCGGCCGACGCCTTCCGCGCCGAGCGCGCCCAGGAGGGCACGTTCTTCGTGGACGTCATGGCGAGCCCGGGCGCCGGCAAGACGACGCTTCTGCTCGCGCTCATCCGCGAGCTGCGCGCCCGCGGCGTCGAGGCCCTTGGCGTCATCGAGGCCGACCTCGAGTCCGACGTGGACGCGCAGAAGATCAAGGAGGCCGGCGTCGCCTCCGTGGAGCTGAACACCCGCGGGGTATGCCACGTGGAGATGGGCATGGTGACCATGGCCTTCGAGGCCTTCGATGGTGACCGCTTCGACTACCTGTTCCTCGAGAACATCGGCAACCTCGTATGCCCGGCCGACTTCGACACCGGTGCCCACACCCGCGTCATGCTGCTCTCGGTTCCTGAGGGCTGGGACAAGGTCATGAAGTACCCGCCCATGTTCGCCGCCGTGGACGCGCTCATCGTCACGAAATGCGATTACCTGCCCTTGAACGAGGACTTCGACATGGATCGCCTGAAGGCGCAGGCGCGCATGTTGAACCCCAACCTGGAGATCTTCGTCACGAGCGCTCGCACCGGCGAGGGCATCGGCGAGCTCGCCGACTGGATGCAGTCCCAGCGCGCCGAAAAGGTGCAGGCCTAG